A genomic stretch from Solanum stenotomum isolate F172 chromosome 8, ASM1918654v1, whole genome shotgun sequence includes:
- the LOC125872043 gene encoding LOW QUALITY PROTEIN: uncharacterized protein LOC125872043 (The sequence of the model RefSeq protein was modified relative to this genomic sequence to represent the inferred CDS: deleted 1 base in 1 codon; substituted 1 base at 1 genomic stop codon), giving the protein MAHLLAAVSLPPVTFHPADRKSLRLTTKTKKXAVRAVSLEEIPPNAVRRKRDSTWRGGFSLGVDLGLARTRLALSKRHQFSTINGFELRGQKLELLIIYIDQKQEVDEFIIGHPLPSDGKETPQSSKVWSVIGRLDVQATERGGRVYLQEEYGTTIDAMSNMVDR; this is encoded by the exons ATGGCGCATCTATTAGCAGCGGTAAGCTTGCCGCCGGTGACATTTCACCCGGCCGACCGGAAATCTCTACGATTAACTACGAAAACTAAG AAATAAGCAGTAAGAGCAGTATCGCTTGAGGAAATTCCCCCAAATGCGGTTCGACGAAAGCGCGATTCAACATGGAGAGGAGGTTTCAGTCTTGGAGTGGATTTGGGTCTTGCCCGTACGAGACTTGCCCTTAGTAAAAGGCATCAATTTTCAACCATTAACG GTTTTGAGTTGAGAGGACAGAAGCTtgaacttttaattatttatattgatCAAAAACAGG AAGTGGATGAGTTTATAATTGGACACCCTTTGCCAAGTGATGGAAAGGAAACTCCACAATCTAGCAAAGTTTGGAGTGTTATTGGTAGGCTTGATGTTCAAGCTACTGAGAG GGGAGGGAGAGTATATCTGCAGGAAGAGTACGGGACAACAATTGACGCAATGAGCAACATGGTTGATAGATAA